One stretch of Gouania willdenowi chromosome 16, fGouWil2.1, whole genome shotgun sequence DNA includes these proteins:
- the cmc1 gene encoding COX assembly mitochondrial protein homolog produces the protein MEASKTDSSEDFHLRHVETDVLIPKMMREKAKELCAEKVQAFNLCCKDSGFLMVLKCREQNAALKECLTIHYKDPAFYEECKKEYIEERLQFEKTGLPSKSRKQKLPASM, from the exons ATGGAGGCATCAAAAACAG ATTCCTCAGAGGATTTCCATTTAAGACATGTGGAAACAGACGTGCTGATTCCAAAGATGATGAGAGAGAAAGCCAAGGAGCTCTGTGCAGAGAAAGTCCAAG CCTTCAACCTCTGCTGTAAAGACTCTGGCTTTCTCATGGTGTTAAAGTGTCGAGAGCAGAACGCGGCCCTGAAGGAATGTCTGACCATACA TTACAAGGACCCTGCTTTTTATGAGGAGTGTAAAAAGGAGTACATTGAGGAGAGGCTTCAGTTTGAGAAGACGGGCCTTCCATCCAAGAGCAGGAAACAAAAGCTTCCAGCCAGCATGTGA
- the LOC114478085 gene encoding eomesodermin-like translates to MLGGEGESSTYPTSKDATEERRKAPAEDGLEPAASVRYPEQGLAVDRYYMSPTFSKQSPEGFLPYSPSGTVYTPSSAGRYPSSLHLGFPSSTPGRSHFSPAYQLAQSPGCIYAPYTGSGSDLTGMALPTAGPGARAQVYLCNRPLWLKFHRHQTEMIITKQGRRMFPFLSFNIAGLSVTTHYNVFVEVVLADPNHWRFQGGKWVTCGKADNSSHGYKVYMHPESPNTGGHWMRQEISFSKLKLTNNKGTSHNTSQMIVLQSLHKYQPRLHIVEVSEDGVEDVSSEVKTQCFTFPETQFIAVTAYQNTDITQLKIDHNPFAKGFRDNYDSMYTASENDRLTPSPADSPRAHQIVPGTRYTMQPLFQDQFVNNLPQNRFYNSERAVPQTNSLLSPPPEDGSSQRWFVTSMQQGGTSTSTSSKLDLTPYEGDFSSSLLPYGIKSLSMPTSHALSYYHDSPFTSMPTGWGPRTPYQRKGAPSLPWSPRPSPTAGFPDDSDKLKPHQEEEMNGSGPVISAWTETQAASLPVDKSDSYSLACKRRRLSLNGPSTGDSPTSTKCEDLSSLVSNSGSYSKEALQPKGMSHYYPFYTNH, encoded by the exons ATGCTGGGCGGGGAAGGAGAGAGCAGCACATACCCCACCTCCAAGGACGCCACGGAGGAAAGGCGCAAGGCTCCGGCTGAGGACGGACTAGAGCCCGCTGCGAGCGTTCGATACCCAGAGCAGGGTCTGGCTGTGGATCGTTACTACATGTCACCAACTTTCTCTAAGCAGAGTCCGGAGGGATTCTTACCGTACAGCCCTAGCGGGACGGTGTACACTCCATCCAGCGCAGGCAGGTATCCATCCTCCCTTCACCTGGGATTCCCCTCCTCAACCCCGGGCCGCAGTCACTTCAGCCCGGCCTACCAGCTCGCACAGAGTCCCGGCTGCATCTACGCTCCATACACCGGCTCAGGGTCCGATCTCACCGGCATGGCCCTACCCACCGCGGGCCCCGGAGCGAGGGCCCAGGTCTACCTTTGCAACCGGCCGCTGTGGCTCAAGTTTCACCGGCACCAGACAGAGATGATCATCACCAAGCAGGGCAG GCGGATGTTCCCCTTTCTCAGTTTTAACATTGCTGGGCTGAGTGTGACCACACATTACAATGTGTTTGTGGAGGTTGTGCTGGCGGATCCAAATCACTGGAGATTTCAGGGAGGCAAATGGGTGACATGTGGGAAGGCGGACAACAGCAGCCATG GATACAAAGTCTACATGCACCCAGAGTCTCCAAACACAGGAGGCCACTGGATGAGACAGGAGATCTCCTTCAGTAAACTGAAGCTCACCAACAACAAAGGAACCAGTCACAATACATCACAG atGATTGTCCTGCAGTCGCTGCACAAATATCAGCCTCGGCTGCACATTGTGGAGGTGAGCGAGGATGGAGTGGAGGACGTCAGCAGTGAAGTAAAGACACAGTGCTTCACTTTTCCTGAGACCCAGTTTATAGCGGTTACTGCTTACCAAAACACTGAT aTCACGCAGCTGAAAATTGATCACAATCCCTTTGCCAAAGGATTCCGAGACAACTATGATTC CATGTACACAGCCTCAGAGAACGATCGCCTGACACCATCTCCAGCTGACTCTCCTCGCGCCCACCAGATTGTCCCTGGCACTCGTTACACAATGCAACCCCTCTTTCAAGATCAGTTTGTCAACAACCTTCCACAGAATCGCTTCTACAACAGCGAGAGAGCCGTGCCCCAGACCAACAGCCTCCTCTCACCTCCGCCAGAAGACGGCTCCTCCCAGAGGTGGTTTGTCACCTCTATGCAGCAAGGAGGGACCAGCACAAGCACCAGCAGCAAGCTAGATCTCACACCCTATGAGGGAGACTTCTCTAGCTCCTTGTTGCCTTATGGCATTAAATCTCTGTCCATGCCAACATCTCACGCTCTCAGCTACTACCATGATTCGCCCTTTACCTCCATGCCAACAGGATGGGGGCCCAGGACGCCATATCAGCGAAAAGGTGCTCCCAGTCTGCCATGGTCTCCCAGGCCCAGTCCTACAGCAGGTTTCCCAGATGATTCAGACAAACTGAAACCACATCAGGAAGAGGAGATGAATGGGAGTGGACCTGTGATCTCTGCTTGGACAGAGACACAGGCAGCATCTCTCCCCGTAGACAAGTCGGATTCCTACTCGTTGGCCTGCAAGCGAAGGCGTTTGTCCCTGAACGGGCCGAGTACTGGTGATTCACCAACCAGCACCAAGTGTGAGGATTTATCCTCTCTGGTGTCCAACAGTGGCTCTTACAGCAAGGAAGCCCTGCAGCCCAAAGGGATGTCACATTACTACCCCTTTTACACAAATCACTGA